Proteins found in one Chlamydia pneumoniae TW-183 genomic segment:
- the truB gene encoding tRNA pseudouridine(55) synthase TruB: MDLAVELKEGILLVDKPQGRTSFSLIRALTKLIGVKKIGHAGTLDPFATGVMVMLIGRKFTRLSDILLFEDKEYEAIAHLGTTTDSYDCDGKVVGRSKKIPSLEEVLSAAEYFQGEIQQLPPMFSAKKVQGKKLYEYARKGLSIERHHSTVQVHLQITKYEYPLLHFVVSCSKGTYIRSIAHELGTMLGCGAYLEQLRRLRSGRFSIDECIDGNLLDHPDFDISPYLRDAHGNSL, encoded by the coding sequence ATGGATCTTGCAGTAGAATTAAAAGAGGGCATTCTTCTTGTAGACAAGCCTCAAGGGAGAACTTCGTTTAGCCTTATCCGCGCTCTAACCAAGTTAATAGGCGTTAAAAAGATTGGTCATGCAGGAACTTTAGATCCCTTCGCTACTGGCGTTATGGTCATGTTGATTGGCCGTAAATTTACTAGACTTTCTGATATTTTACTTTTTGAAGACAAGGAATACGAAGCAATTGCCCATTTAGGGACAACTACCGATTCTTATGATTGCGACGGCAAAGTTGTAGGAAGATCTAAGAAGATTCCTAGTCTCGAAGAAGTATTATCAGCTGCCGAGTATTTCCAAGGAGAGATCCAGCAACTTCCTCCCATGTTTTCCGCTAAAAAAGTCCAAGGGAAAAAGCTGTATGAATATGCTAGAAAAGGTTTATCTATAGAACGTCACCATTCTACAGTTCAAGTTCACTTGCAGATTACGAAATATGAGTACCCTTTATTGCATTTTGTAGTCTCTTGTAGCAAAGGAACTTATATTCGCAGCATTGCTCATGAGCTTGGCACGATGTTAGGCTGTGGAGCTTATCTTGAGCAGCTACGCCGTTTACGCAGTGGCCGTTTTTCTATAGATGAATGTATTGATGGGAATCTATTAGACCACCCCGATTTCGATATTTCTCCCTACCTACGAGATGCCCATGGAAATAGCCTATAG
- a CDS encoding bifunctional riboflavin kinase/FAD synthetase: protein MEIAYSLTSSFSVDSVTVGFFDGCHLGHSNLLSILTSYSGSSGVITFDSHPQTVLSLNHTKLINTKEERLQLLQTFPIDWLGVLTFDLNFANQSAEEFLTLLHRNLKCKRLILGYDSCIGKEQQSNTEALDTIGKPLGIEVIKIPPYRMDNIVVSSKAIRQFLSAGNLECAHRFLGHPYAISGKITEGSGIGGSLGFATINLPREESLIPLGVYACEIRYDSTTCQGVMNLGTAPTFGRESLYAEAHIFSFAENLYGKEVSIIPRKFLREEKKFQSKETLIRAIEKDILDAQDWFAKGSFNYEGTA, encoded by the coding sequence ATGGAAATAGCCTATAGTTTAACGTCTTCGTTTTCTGTAGATTCTGTAACTGTAGGTTTTTTCGACGGATGTCATCTAGGGCATAGCAATCTTTTATCTATTCTTACTTCCTATTCTGGATCCAGTGGAGTTATTACCTTTGATTCTCATCCTCAAACGGTACTTTCTTTAAATCACACGAAACTCATCAATACAAAAGAAGAGCGCCTCCAATTATTGCAAACGTTTCCCATAGACTGGTTAGGTGTCCTTACTTTTGATTTAAATTTTGCGAATCAATCGGCAGAAGAATTTCTTACTTTGTTACATCGTAACTTGAAATGCAAACGCCTCATCTTAGGTTATGATTCTTGCATAGGGAAAGAACAGCAAAGCAATACCGAGGCTCTCGATACTATAGGCAAGCCGTTAGGTATAGAGGTCATCAAGATTCCTCCTTACCGTATGGATAACATAGTTGTCTCCAGCAAAGCAATCCGCCAGTTTCTGTCCGCAGGGAATCTTGAATGTGCTCATCGTTTTTTGGGTCATCCCTATGCCATTTCTGGAAAAATAACCGAGGGCTCCGGAATAGGAGGTTCTCTAGGATTCGCCACTATAAATCTTCCTAGAGAAGAAAGTTTAATTCCCCTAGGAGTTTATGCTTGTGAAATACGTTATGATAGCACTACCTGTCAGGGTGTTATGAATTTAGGAACTGCCCCTACTTTTGGAAGAGAGTCTTTATATGCAGAGGCGCATATCTTTTCCTTTGCGGAAAATCTATACGGCAAAGAAGTGAGCATTATCCCGAGAAAATTTCTTAGAGAAGAAAAAAAGTTTCAATCAAAAGAAACTCTAATACGAGCAATTGAAAAAGACATTTTGGATGCTCAAGATTGGTTTGCAAAGGGTTCCTTTAATTATGAAGGAACAGCATAG
- the ychF gene encoding redox-regulated ATPase YchF, translating into MSHTECGIVGLPNVGKSGLFNALTGAQVASCNYPFCTIDPNVGIVPVIDERLEALAKISNSQKIIYADMKFVDIAGLVKGASDGAGLGNRFLSHIRETHAIAHVVRCFDDPDVTHVSGKVNPVEDIEVINLELIFSDFSSAKNIHSKLEKLAKGKREVGALLPLFDTIIAHLEKGLPLRTLELTPEQIVALKPYPFLTMKPMFYIANVDESSLPDMDNDYVAAVREVAAKENSKVVPICVRIEEEIVSLPIEERLEFLMSLGLEKSGLHRLVRAAYDTLGLISYFTTGPQESRAWTVVRGSSAWEAAGEIHTDIQKGFIRAEVITFEDMIECQGRAAARELGKLHIEGRDYIVQDGDTMLFLHN; encoded by the coding sequence ATGAGTCATACTGAATGTGGAATTGTAGGGCTTCCTAATGTAGGAAAGTCTGGCTTATTCAATGCTTTAACAGGAGCTCAAGTTGCCTCCTGTAACTATCCGTTTTGTACTATCGATCCTAATGTGGGTATTGTTCCTGTTATCGATGAAAGACTGGAAGCCTTAGCTAAAATTAGCAATAGTCAGAAGATCATCTATGCGGATATGAAATTTGTAGATATTGCAGGTTTAGTTAAGGGAGCTTCCGATGGCGCGGGTCTGGGAAATCGGTTTCTCTCTCATATTCGAGAAACTCATGCTATTGCTCATGTAGTGCGTTGTTTTGATGATCCAGACGTTACACACGTTTCAGGAAAAGTCAACCCTGTTGAGGATATTGAAGTTATCAACTTAGAGCTCATTTTTTCTGACTTCTCCTCAGCAAAAAATATCCATAGCAAATTAGAAAAGCTAGCCAAAGGAAAGCGTGAAGTAGGAGCTCTCTTGCCTCTATTTGATACAATTATTGCTCACTTAGAAAAGGGGCTGCCGCTACGTACTTTAGAATTAACTCCAGAACAAATTGTGGCATTAAAGCCCTATCCGTTTTTGACCATGAAGCCTATGTTTTATATAGCTAATGTTGACGAGAGTTCTCTACCAGATATGGATAATGATTATGTTGCCGCTGTTCGGGAAGTTGCTGCAAAAGAAAATTCTAAAGTGGTTCCTATCTGTGTTCGTATAGAAGAAGAAATCGTTTCCTTACCTATTGAAGAGCGCTTAGAATTTCTTATGAGCTTAGGTCTTGAAAAATCAGGACTTCATAGATTAGTGCGTGCTGCGTATGACACTTTAGGACTGATTTCTTATTTTACTACAGGTCCTCAAGAATCTCGTGCATGGACAGTGGTTCGAGGGTCTTCTGCTTGGGAAGCTGCTGGAGAAATCCATACGGATATTCAAAAGGGCTTTATTCGTGCTGAAGTGATTACTTTTGAAGATATGATAGAGTGTCAAGGTCGTGCAGCTGCTCGAGAATTAGGGAAATTACATATAGAAGGACGTGATTATATCGTCCAGGACGGTGATACTATGCTGTTCCTTCATAATTAA
- the sctU gene encoding type III secretion system export apparatus subunit SctU: MGEKTEKATPKRLRDARKKGQVAKSQDFPSAVTFIVSMFTAFSLSTFFFKHLGGFLVSMLSQAPTRHDPVITLFYLKNCLMLILTASLPLLGAVAVVGVIVGFLIVGPTFSTEVFKPDIKKFNPIENIKQKFKIKTLIELIKSILKIFGAALILYITLKSKVSLIIETAGVSPIITAQIFKEIFYKAVTSIGIFFLIVAILDLVYQRHNFAKELKMEKFEVKQEFKDTEGNPEIKGRRRQIAQEIAYEDSSSQVKHASTVVSNPKDIAVAIGYMPEKYKAPWIIAMGINLRAKRILDEAEKYGIPIMRNVPLAHQLLDEGKELKFIPESTYEAIGEILLYITSLNAQNPNNKNTNQPDHL, from the coding sequence ATGGGTGAAAAAACAGAAAAGGCCACGCCGAAGCGACTTAGAGATGCTCGGAAAAAAGGTCAAGTAGCAAAATCTCAGGATTTTCCTTCTGCGGTTACCTTTATCGTCTCTATGTTTACGGCTTTCTCCCTATCGACCTTTTTTTTCAAGCATTTAGGTGGCTTTCTGGTTTCCATGCTCTCACAAGCTCCCACTCGCCATGATCCTGTAATTACCTTATTTTATCTTAAGAACTGTCTTATGCTTATTTTAACAGCATCACTTCCCTTACTGGGAGCTGTTGCTGTTGTTGGCGTCATTGTAGGTTTTCTTATCGTTGGTCCTACATTTTCTACCGAAGTTTTTAAACCAGATATCAAGAAGTTCAACCCTATTGAGAACATCAAACAAAAGTTTAAAATAAAGACTCTCATAGAGCTAATCAAATCGATTTTAAAAATTTTTGGAGCAGCCTTAATTTTATACATAACGTTAAAAAGCAAAGTCTCTTTAATTATAGAAACTGCAGGAGTCTCTCCTATAATTACTGCTCAAATCTTCAAAGAAATTTTTTATAAAGCAGTAACCTCGATAGGAATTTTCTTTTTGATTGTTGCGATTCTTGACCTTGTCTATCAGCGCCACAATTTCGCTAAAGAATTAAAGATGGAGAAGTTTGAGGTTAAGCAGGAGTTTAAAGACACGGAAGGAAATCCTGAGATTAAAGGCCGTCGTCGACAAATTGCTCAAGAAATTGCCTATGAAGACTCGTCATCACAGGTGAAACATGCAAGCACCGTAGTCTCTAATCCCAAAGATATTGCTGTTGCTATTGGCTACATGCCTGAAAAATATAAAGCACCTTGGATCATTGCCATGGGCATCAACTTACGAGCTAAAAGGATACTTGATGAAGCTGAAAAGTACGGAATTCCCATTATGCGAAACGTACCTTTAGCACATCAGCTTTTGGATGAAGGGAAGGAATTAAAATTTATTCCAGAATCTACTTACGAAGCTATTGGAGAAATTCTACTCTATATCACTTCACTGAATGCGCAAAATCCTAATAATAAAAATACTAACCAACCTGATCATTTATAA
- the sctV gene encoding type III secretion system export apparatus subunit SctV has translation MNKLLNFVSRTLGGDTALNMINKSSDLILALWMMGVVLMIIIPLPPPIVDLMITINLSISVFLLMVALYIPSALQLSVFPSLLLITTMFRLGINISSSRQILLKAYAGHVIQAFGDFVVGGNYVVGFIIFLIITIIQFIVVTKGAERVAEVAARFRLDAMPGKQMAIDADLRAGMIDATQARDKRAQIQKESELYGAMDGAMKFIKGDVIAGIVISLINIVGGLTIGVAMHGMDLAQAAHVYTLLSIGDGLVSQIPSLLIALTAGIVTTRVSSDKNTNLGKEISTQLVKEPRALLLAGAATLGVGFFKGFPLWSFSILALIFVALGILLLTKKSAAGKKGGGSGASTTVGAAGDGAATVGDNPDDYSLTLPVILELGKDLSKLIQHKTKSGQSFVDDMIPKMRQALYQDIGIRYPGIHVRTDSPSLEGYDYMILLNEVPYVRGKIPPHHVLTNEVEDNLSRYNLPFITYKNAAGLPSAWVSEDAKAILEKAAIKYWTPLEVIILHLSYFFHKSSQEFLGIQEVRSMIEFMERSFPDLVKEVTRLIPLQKLTEIFKRLVQEQISIKDLRTILESLSEWAQTEKDTVLLTEYVRSSLKLYISFKFSQGQSAISVYLLDPEIEEMIRGAIKQTSAGSYLALDPDSVNLILKSMRNTITPTPAGGQPPVLLTAIDVRRYVRKLIETEFPDIAVISYQEILPEIRIQPLGRIQIF, from the coding sequence ATGAATAAGCTACTCAATTTCGTCAGCAGAACACTTGGTGGCGATACCGCCTTAAACATGATCAATAAGTCCAGCGACTTAATCCTTGCTCTTTGGATGATGGGCGTTGTCTTAATGATCATTATTCCTTTGCCTCCGCCTATCGTTGACTTGATGATCACCATCAACTTATCGATCTCTGTATTCTTATTGATGGTGGCTCTTTATATTCCAAGTGCTTTGCAGCTGTCTGTTTTTCCCTCGTTGCTCCTCATCACTACGATGTTCCGCTTGGGGATTAATATTTCCTCTTCTCGACAGATTCTCCTTAAAGCGTATGCGGGTCATGTCATTCAGGCCTTCGGAGACTTCGTGGTTGGAGGGAACTATGTGGTCGGGTTCATTATCTTCCTCATTATTACAATCATTCAGTTTATCGTAGTAACTAAGGGTGCCGAGCGTGTTGCCGAAGTTGCTGCCCGATTCCGATTGGATGCGATGCCAGGTAAACAGATGGCGATTGATGCGGACTTACGAGCTGGTATGATTGATGCCACACAAGCTCGTGATAAAAGGGCTCAAATCCAAAAGGAAAGTGAACTCTACGGAGCCATGGACGGTGCCATGAAGTTCATCAAAGGAGACGTTATCGCTGGTATCGTTATCTCTTTGATTAACATTGTTGGCGGTTTGACGATTGGGGTGGCTATGCACGGCATGGACCTCGCTCAAGCAGCTCACGTCTACACTCTTCTCTCCATTGGAGATGGTTTAGTCTCTCAAATTCCTTCTCTTTTGATTGCGTTGACAGCGGGTATTGTCACGACTCGTGTATCGAGTGACAAAAATACGAACTTGGGTAAAGAGATTTCTACTCAGCTCGTTAAAGAACCACGAGCACTACTCCTTGCAGGTGCTGCAACTTTAGGGGTTGGTTTCTTCAAGGGCTTCCCTCTATGGTCCTTCTCCATTTTAGCATTAATTTTCGTTGCCTTAGGGATTCTCCTACTGACTAAGAAATCAGCGGCAGGAAAAAAAGGTGGTGGCTCAGGAGCTTCAACAACCGTAGGGGCTGCTGGTGATGGCGCTGCTACTGTTGGGGATAATCCCGATGACTATTCTCTAACTCTTCCCGTAATTCTAGAACTTGGAAAAGATCTCTCTAAGCTTATCCAACACAAGACAAAATCAGGACAAAGCTTTGTTGATGATATGATTCCTAAAATGCGGCAAGCTCTCTATCAGGATATCGGAATCCGATACCCTGGCATTCATGTTCGCACAGATTCCCCTTCTTTAGAAGGATACGATTATATGATTCTGCTTAATGAAGTCCCTTATGTGCGAGGAAAAATTCCTCCGCACCATGTGTTAACCAATGAGGTGGAGGACAATCTCAGCCGTTATAATCTACCTTTCATTACCTATAAGAATGCTGCGGGTCTTCCTTCAGCTTGGGTTAGTGAAGATGCAAAAGCTATTCTAGAGAAGGCAGCAATTAAATATTGGACGCCGCTCGAAGTGATCATTCTCCATCTTTCGTACTTTTTCCATAAAAGCTCTCAAGAGTTTTTGGGAATTCAAGAGGTACGTTCTATGATCGAATTTATGGAACGTTCATTCCCGGACTTAGTGAAGGAAGTCACAAGGCTTATTCCATTGCAAAAGCTTACGGAAATCTTTAAGAGATTGGTTCAAGAGCAAATCTCAATTAAAGACCTACGTACAATCTTAGAATCTCTGAGCGAGTGGGCGCAAACTGAGAAAGATACAGTTTTGCTTACAGAATATGTACGGTCTTCTTTAAAGCTTTATATCAGCTTCAAGTTCTCTCAAGGACAATCAGCAATTTCTGTTTATCTCTTAGATCCAGAAATTGAAGAGATGATTCGTGGAGCAATTAAACAGACATCGGCAGGTTCTTACCTTGCTCTAGATCCTGATTCTGTGAACCTAATTTTAAAATCTATGAGGAATACGATCACGCCAACACCTGCAGGAGGCCAACCACCAGTATTATTGACAGCAATTGATGTAAGAAGATATGTACGAAAATTAATAGAAACAGAATTCCCTGACATTGCTGTGATTTCTTATCAAGAAATCCTACCAGAAATCCGCATCCAGCCTTTAGGAAGAATTCAGATTTTCTAA
- the sctW gene encoding type III secretion system gatekeeper subunit SctW — protein sequence MAASGGTGGLGGTQGVNLAAVEAAAAKADAAEVVASQEGSEMNMIQQSQDLTNPAAATRTKKKEEKFQTLESRKKGEAGKAEKKSESTEEKPDTDLADKYASGNSEISGQELRGLRDAIGDDASPEDILALVQEKIKDPALQSTALDYLVQTTPPSQGKLKEALIQARNTHTEQFGRTAIGAKNILFASQEYADQLNVSPSGLRSLYLEVTGDTHTCDQLLSMLQDRYTYQDMAIVSSFLMKGMATELKRQGPYVPSAQLQVLMTETRNLQAVLTSYDYFESRVPILLDSLKAEGIQTPSDLNFVKVAESYHKIINDKFPTASKVEREVRNLIGDDVDSVTGVLNLFFSALRQTSSRLFSSADKRQQLGAMIANALDAVNINNEDYPKASDFPKPYPWS from the coding sequence ATGGCAGCATCAGGAGGCACAGGTGGTTTAGGAGGCACTCAGGGTGTCAACCTTGCAGCTGTAGAAGCTGCAGCTGCAAAAGCAGATGCAGCAGAAGTTGTAGCCAGCCAAGAAGGTTCTGAGATGAACATGATTCAACAATCTCAGGACCTGACAAATCCCGCAGCAGCAACACGCACGAAAAAAAAGGAAGAGAAGTTTCAAACTCTAGAATCTCGGAAAAAAGGAGAAGCTGGAAAGGCTGAGAAAAAATCTGAATCTACAGAAGAGAAGCCTGACACAGATCTTGCTGATAAGTATGCTTCTGGGAATTCTGAAATCTCTGGTCAAGAACTTCGCGGCCTGCGTGATGCAATAGGAGACGATGCTTCTCCAGAAGACATTCTTGCTCTTGTACAAGAGAAAATTAAAGACCCAGCTCTGCAATCCACAGCTTTGGACTACCTGGTTCAAACGACTCCACCCTCCCAAGGTAAATTAAAAGAAGCGCTTATCCAAGCAAGGAATACTCATACGGAGCAATTCGGACGAACTGCTATTGGTGCGAAAAACATCTTATTTGCCTCTCAAGAATATGCAGACCAACTGAATGTTTCTCCTTCAGGGCTTCGCTCTTTGTACTTAGAAGTGACTGGAGACACACATACCTGTGATCAGCTACTTTCTATGCTTCAAGACCGCTATACCTACCAAGATATGGCTATTGTCAGCTCCTTTCTAATGAAAGGAATGGCAACAGAATTAAAAAGGCAGGGTCCCTACGTACCCAGTGCGCAACTACAAGTTCTCATGACAGAAACTCGTAACCTGCAAGCAGTTCTTACCTCGTACGATTACTTTGAAAGTCGCGTTCCTATTTTACTCGATAGCTTAAAAGCTGAGGGAATCCAAACTCCTTCTGATCTAAACTTTGTGAAGGTAGCTGAGTCCTACCATAAAATCATTAACGATAAGTTCCCAACAGCATCTAAAGTAGAACGAGAAGTCCGCAATCTCATAGGAGACGATGTTGATTCTGTGACCGGTGTCTTGAACTTATTCTTTTCTGCTTTACGTCAAACGTCGTCACGCCTTTTCTCTTCAGCAGACAAACGTCAGCAATTAGGAGCTATGATTGCTAATGCTTTAGATGCTGTAAATATAAACAATGAAGATTATCCCAAAGCATCAGACTTCCCTAAACCCTATCCTTGGTCATGA
- a CDS encoding CesT family type III secretion system chaperone, producing MQNQYEQLLESLAPLLNTTLAPDKNNSCLIRFSDTHVPVQIEEDGNSGDLAVSTLLGTLPENVFRERIFKAALSVNGSFQSSIKGILGYGEVTQQLYLSDILSMNYLNGEKLFEYLKLFSLHAKIWMESLRTGNLPDLHVLGIYYVA from the coding sequence ATGCAAAACCAATACGAGCAATTACTAGAATCCTTAGCACCCCTATTAAATACGACACTTGCTCCAGATAAAAATAACTCTTGTTTAATCCGTTTCAGCGATACCCATGTCCCTGTGCAAATAGAAGAAGATGGAAATTCCGGAGATCTTGCAGTATCGACACTACTAGGTACTCTTCCTGAAAACGTATTTCGCGAGCGTATTTTCAAAGCTGCTCTCTCTGTAAATGGCTCGTTCCAATCCAGCATCAAGGGAATTCTAGGCTACGGTGAGGTCACTCAACAGCTCTATCTTTCAGATATCCTGAGTATGAACTACCTAAATGGAGAAAAGTTATTCGAGTATCTCAAGCTCTTTTCTTTGCATGCTAAGATTTGGATGGAATCCCTAAGAACAGGGAATCTTCCTGACCTTCATGTTTTGGGAATCTACTACGTCGCGTGA
- a CDS encoding 4-alpha-glucanotransferase, whose amino-acid sequence MNVLKYTKHSPSAHAWKLIGTSPKHGIYLPLFSIHTKNSCGIGEFLDLIPLISWCQKQGFSVIQLLPLNDTGEDTSPYNSISSVALNPLFLSLSSLPNIDTIPEVAKKLQDMHELCSTPSVSYTQVKEKKWAFLREYYQKCCKSSLEGNSNFSEFLESERYWLYPYGTFRAIKHHMHGEPINNWPKSLTDQENFPDLTKKFHDEVLFFSYLQFLCYQQLCEVKAYADQHHVLLKGDLPILISKDSCDVWYFRDYFSSSRSVGAPPDLYNSEGQNWHLPIYNFSQLAKDDYIWWKERLRYAQNFYSVYRLDHIIGFFRLWIWDSSGRGRFIPDNPKDYIKQGTEILSTMLGASSMLPIGEDLGIIPQDVKTTLTHLGICGTRIPRWERNWESDSAFIPLKDYNPLSVTTLSTHDSDTFAQWWLNSPKEAKQFAKFLHLPFQKTLTTETQIDILKLSHESASIFHINLFNDYLALCPDLVSKNLQRERINTPGTISKKNWSYRVRPSLEELAIHKKFNGYIEKILTGL is encoded by the coding sequence GTGAATGTTTTAAAATACACAAAACACTCACCCTCAGCACATGCTTGGAAACTTATAGGAACCTCTCCTAAACACGGGATTTATCTCCCACTATTTTCAATACACACAAAAAATAGCTGTGGAATCGGTGAATTTTTAGATCTCATTCCTCTGATCTCTTGGTGCCAAAAACAGGGCTTCAGCGTTATTCAGCTTCTCCCTTTAAATGATACTGGTGAAGATACGAGTCCCTATAACAGCATCTCTTCCGTAGCCCTGAATCCCCTATTCCTTTCCCTATCCTCTCTTCCAAATATCGATACCATCCCTGAAGTTGCCAAGAAACTTCAAGATATGCATGAGTTATGCTCGACTCCATCAGTCAGCTATACTCAAGTTAAAGAAAAAAAATGGGCATTCTTAAGAGAGTACTACCAAAAATGTTGCAAGTCTTCCCTCGAAGGAAACTCAAATTTTTCTGAGTTTCTAGAAAGCGAGCGCTATTGGCTTTATCCCTATGGGACCTTTCGTGCAATCAAACATCATATGCACGGAGAACCTATTAATAACTGGCCGAAGTCGCTCACAGATCAGGAGAATTTTCCGGACTTAACTAAAAAATTCCATGATGAAGTCCTCTTTTTTTCCTATCTACAGTTTCTCTGTTACCAACAGCTCTGCGAAGTGAAAGCCTATGCAGATCAACACCACGTCCTGCTTAAAGGAGACCTCCCTATTCTTATTAGCAAGGATAGCTGTGATGTTTGGTATTTCCGAGACTACTTTTCTTCATCAAGGTCTGTAGGAGCTCCTCCTGACCTCTACAATTCTGAAGGACAAAACTGGCATCTGCCTATTTATAATTTTTCACAACTTGCCAAAGACGACTACATTTGGTGGAAAGAGCGTCTGCGATATGCTCAAAACTTCTATTCCGTCTATCGCTTAGATCATATTATAGGATTTTTCCGTTTGTGGATTTGGGATTCTTCAGGAAGAGGAAGGTTCATTCCAGACAATCCTAAAGACTATATAAAGCAGGGCACGGAGATCCTTTCTACTATGCTCGGAGCCTCTTCTATGTTACCTATCGGAGAAGATTTAGGGATTATACCCCAAGACGTCAAAACGACATTAACACACTTAGGAATCTGTGGAACCCGGATTCCACGATGGGAACGCAACTGGGAAAGCGACAGTGCCTTCATTCCCCTAAAAGATTATAATCCACTTTCTGTGACCACTCTCTCTACCCACGACTCTGATACGTTTGCCCAATGGTGGCTCAATTCACCTAAGGAAGCTAAGCAATTTGCTAAATTTCTACATCTTCCTTTTCAAAAAACCCTGACTACAGAAACTCAAATAGACATCTTAAAACTTTCTCATGAATCAGCATCTATCTTTCATATCAACCTCTTTAACGATTATCTCGCCCTCTGCCCTGATTTAGTATCAAAAAATCTACAAAGAGAACGCATTAATACACCTGGGACAATTTCTAAAAAGAATTGGTCGTATCGAGTTCGGCCTTCCTTAGAAGAACTCGCTATTCATAAAAAATTTAATGGTTACATTGAGAAGATCCTTACAGGACTGTAA
- the rpmB gene encoding 50S ribosomal protein L28 — MSRKCPLTGKRPRRGYSYTLRGIAKKKKGIGLKVTGKTKRRFFPNMLTKRLWSTEENRFLKLKISASALRHIDKLGLEKVLERAKSKNF, encoded by the coding sequence ATGTCAAGAAAGTGCCCACTTACAGGAAAGAGACCTCGCCGTGGTTATAGCTATACACTTCGAGGTATTGCTAAAAAGAAAAAAGGAATTGGTTTGAAAGTGACAGGGAAGACTAAAAGAAGATTTTTCCCTAATATGTTGACCAAGCGTCTATGGTCTACAGAAGAAAACCGTTTTCTTAAGCTTAAAATTTCTGCTAGCGCTCTTCGTCACATTGATAAGCTCGGATTAGAGAAAGTTCTCGAAAGAGCTAAAAGTAAAAATTTTTAA